The proteins below come from a single Mya arenaria isolate MELC-2E11 chromosome 8, ASM2691426v1 genomic window:
- the LOC128244290 gene encoding uncharacterized protein LOC128244290 has protein sequence MEVPGKKRDPGLDKGSADSTVYCQPCGEGGKRAVAQGFCQTCEEYICAPCFGYHKRLKMSRNHILLSKDKMPSFFPTTKQSAIADTEYCKDHPKEMIKFYCPTHGYLGCGDCAVLDHRSCKVDYIADVAKEFVIGNEFRELEPSIKRAEDILSGFISNVKELFGDVKNQSKVEIDKLRKFRAEINTYLDRREKELLDNIEKVKTEDENALTALKTDCELMKTGLEAIRTELTSGDVSMNQQYVAARRGRKELRGIHDEMKKTAGRMKARRYRFTKDADTERLLGTYMGLGTLDVLGEFQKNIPVPDLSTVTWKNEADINVRTPEDQKPCFISGLALLSPGLFILTDFSNNCAKLVDVTTRNITSRIEIPDWPWDVCALPDNQAAVTLPASTLPTLYVSDSTTHTVLQLSLDGKALREYSDKKLEGPKSVVEVCPGQLIVCGKGSDNVMLMTEKDGKMAEILGRKDGLSCPFSASFCPHTRTIVVGMYGNYSLKVFSANC, from the exons ATGGAGGTACCCGGAAAGAAGCGTGACCCTGGCCTTGACAAGGGTTCCGCTGACTCCACTGTCTACTGCCAGCCGTGTGGAGAGGGCGGTAAACGCGCTGTAGCCCAGGGCTTCTGTCAGACGTGCGAAGAGTACATCTGTGCTCCCTGTTTCGGGTACCATAAGCGATTGAAGATGTCCAGGAACCACATTCTGCTGTCTAAAGACAAGATGCCCTCTTTCTTTCCGACCACCAAGCAGTCAGCTATCGCAGACACGGAGTATTGTAAAGACCATCCGAAGGAGATGATTAAATTTTATTGCCCGACCCACGGATACCTTGGCTGTGGTGATTGTGCCGTTCTCGACCATCGCAGCTGTAAAGTTGACTACATCGCTGATGTGGCTAAAGAATTTGTCATTGGAAATGAATTCAGAGAGCTGGAACCATCGATTAAACGAGCTGAAGATATTTTATCCGGGTTCATTAGTAACGTCAAAGAGCTTTTTGGTGATGTCAAAAACCAGTCTAAGGTTGAGATAGATAAACTGAGGAAGTTCCGTGCAGAAATAAACACATACCTGGACCGGCGCGAGAAGGAGTTGCTCGACAACATCGAGAAAGTCAAGACCGAGGATGAGAACGCGCTGACTGCACTAAAGACCGATTGTGAGTTGATGAAAACCGGACTTGAGGCCATTAGGACGGAACTGACTTCCGGTGACGTCTCGATGAACCAGCAGTACGTGGCAGCAAGGCGAGGCCGAAAGGAGCTACGGGGGATTCATGACGAGATGAAGAAGACAGCTGGTAGAATGAAGGCTCGGAGGTACCGGTTTACTAAGGACGCGGACACGGAGCGGTTGCTGGGAACATATATGGGCCTTGGAACACTGGACGTTCTGGGAGAGTTTCAAAAGAATA TTCCAGTTCCTGACCTCTCTACTGTCACATGGAAGAATGAAGCAGACATCAACGTCAGAACGCCAGAGGACCAGAAACCCTGCTTTATTTCCGGCCTCGCCCTTCTCTCTCCTGGTCTCTTCATCCTGACTGACTTTTCTAACAACTGTGCCAAACTGGTGGACGTCACCACCCGCAACATCACCTCCCGCATCGAAATACCAGACTGGCCCTGGGACGTGTGTGCGCTTCCTGATAACCAGGCCGCAGTCACTCTCCCGG CTTCCACACTACCGACCCTGTACGTGTCTGACTCCACTACACACACAGTCCTCCAGCTGTCTCTAGACGGGAAGGCCCTACGAGAGTACAGTGACAAGAAGCTCGAAGGTCCAAAGTCCGTGGTGGAGGTATGTCCGGGTCAGCTGATCGTGTGTGGGAAAGGCAGTGATAACGTCATGCTTATGACGGAGAAGGACGGTAAGATGGCGGAAATACTAGGACGTAAGGACGGACTGTCCTGTCCCTTCTCTGCGTCCTTCTGTCCCCACACACGTACAATAGTTGTCGGGATGTACGGGAATTACTCATTAAAGGTGTTTAGTGCAAACTGTTAG